The genome window CTCGCCAATCTCGTCCTGAAGGCCGTAGGCCTGCACCCGCTGGCCGAGCGACTCCGCCACCTTCTTCTCGAAGCCCGAGTAGGTGTGGACGATGTACCACTGCTTCTCGGTCTCGCTCATGCCACACCCATCGCCCGGAAGATCCAGTGCACGACGGCCGCGAGCACGAGGTCGATGCCCCAGAGATAGAGCCCGAAGAAGATGGAGGTGAGGATGACCACGATCGTCGTGGCGTACACCTCCTTGCGCGTCGGCCAGGTGACGCGCTTCATCTCGTTGCGGACTTCGGCGAGGAACTCCTTGCCGTTGTTCCACCAGCCGCCGACGTTCTCGCGGGCCTTGAGCGGGGCGTCCTTGACGTTGTCGAGCATTGCGGACTTCACGAGATGATCCAACGCGCCGTCACCGGCCGCCAACCGGCCCCCGTCAGGCGGCCGGCCGCGCGCCCCGCGCGACGCCATGTCTGGCAGGCCAGGAGGGACTCGAACCCCCAGCCCCCGGTTTTGGAGACCGGTGCTCTACCAATTGAGCTACTGGCCTGCACGTGACGACGGGAGGCGCCGGGCGCGTCCCGCCATCGCCTACTTCGTCTCCCGATGCGCCGTGTGCCGACGGCAGAACCGGCAGTACTTCGCGAACTCGAGACGCTCGGTCGTCTTCTTCTTGTTCTTCGTCGACGTGTAGTTGCGCCGCTTGCATTCCTGGCAAGCCAGCGTGATGTTGTCGCGCATACCGGGACCCCGTCAGCCTTCCCCGCCGCCCGGCCTCCTCGTCGACCCGTCCGGGCCGATCGTCGACGACGACCGGCCCGAGCGACCGGGCCCTCGAGCGGACCGTCGCTACTCGATGATCTCCGTGATCGTCCCCGCGCCCACCGTGCGCCCGCCCTCGCGGATCGCGAACCGCGCGCCCTTCTCGAGCGCAACCGGCGTGATGAGCTCGGCCGAGATCGACGTGTTGTCGCCCGGCATCACCATCTCGACGCCCTCCGGCAGGTGCAGCGAGCCAGTGACGTCGGTCGTCCGGATGTAGAACTGCGGCCGGTACCCGTTGAAGAACGGCGTATGCCGCCCGCCCTCGTCCTTCGACAGGATGTAGACCTCGCCCTTGAACTTCGTGTGCGGCGTGATCGACCCCGGCTTGGCCAGCACCTGGCCCCGCTCGACGTCGTTCTTCTCGACGCCGCGCAGCAGCACGCCGATGTTGTCGCCCGCCTCACCCGCGTCGAGCAGCTTCCGGAACATCTCGACGCCCGTGACGACCTTCTTCACGGTGGGCGCGAAGCCGACGATCTCGACCTCCTCGCCGACCTTCACCTTGCCGCGCTCGACACGTCCCGTGACCACCGTGCCACGGCCCGAAATCGAGAACACGTCCTCGATCGGCATCAGGAACGGCTTGTCGACCTCGCGCTCCGGCATCGGGATGTAACTGTCGAGCGCCTCCATCAGCTTGATGACCGACTCGATGCCCTCGGGCTCGCCCTGCAGGGCGCCAAGCGCCGAGACGCGCACGACGGGCGTGTCGTCGCCGGGGAACCCGTAGCTCGAGAGCAGCTCACGCACCTCGAGCTCGACGAGGTCGAGCAGCTCGGGGTCGTCCACGGCATCGACCTTGTTCAGCGCCACGACCAGGTACGGCACGTTCACCTGACGCGCGAGCAGCACGTGCTCGCGCGTCTGCGGCATCGGGCCGTCGACGGCCGACACGACCAGGATGCCGCCGTCCATCTGCGCAGCGCCCGTGATCATGTTCTTGATGTAGTCGGCGTGGCCCGGGCAGTCGACGTGCGCGTAGTGCCGCGAGGCCGTCGAGTACTCGACGTGGCTCGTGGCGATGGTCAGGATCTTCGTCGCATCGCGACGCCCCTGCGACTCCGACGCCTTCGCGACCTCGTCGTACGAGACGAACTTCGCCCAGCCCTTCTCGGCGGCCACCTTCGTGAGCGCCGCGGTCAGGGTCGTCTTGCCATGGTCGATGTGGCCGATGGTGCCGACGTTGACATGCGGTTTTGAGCGATCGAATTTTTCCTTCGCCATACGACAGTTCGCCTCGTTGTTCGTGTGTGGCGGGCCGCCCCGCCGTCCTGTTCCGCCGGACCCCCGGTGTCCGCGCGACGCCCGAATGCACTAACTGGAGCCGATGACCGGGATTGAACCGGTGACCTCGTCCTTACCAAGGACGCGCTCTGCCAACTGAGCTACATCGGCCTTCGCTCTCGCTGCCTTCCTGTCTCGAGCTACGGCCCACAGGTCGGCCGGTCCTTCGCGTGGCTGGCCAACCGACGCTCGTGGCTCACGGGCCGCGAACGAAGGCTGGAGCGGGAGACGGGAATCGAACCCGCGACCAACAGCTTGGAAGGCTGAGACTCTACCACTGAGTTACTCCCGCCTACGCTCGCCTGCGCCCTGACTCACACCTGCCCGGCGCGCTTCGGCGGGGCCGTGGGCCCCACCAGCTCGCCTGCGCCCTGACTCACCGAACCCCGCGAGATTCACCGCAACACTGCCAGGCCGACGCCACGACCACCCACGCTGCCCAACGGGGCTGCCAGGCCCAAAGCCCGCGACCGTCGAGAGCCGCAGGCGAAGGCTGGTGGCGAGGGGAGGATTCGAACCTCCGAAGGCGCTAGGCCGACAGATTTACAGTCTGCTGCGTTTGACCGCTCCGCAACCTCGCCACGATGTCGTTTCGTCTCGACCGATCCCGCATCCTCATGAAGTGGGCGTCTCTTGGTCGCCGGCGCCGAGGCGCCAGACGACAAGAACCGGCACCGATGGCCTGGAGTCGTGCGTGTCCGTGATGAACCCGGCGGATGTCCCGGCAATCCAATGAGTTCCGTGGAGCTGGCGAAGGGATTTGAACCCCCGACCGGCTGATTACAAATCAGCTGCTCTACCAGACTGAGCTACGCCAGCCAGACAAAACGGCAGTTTTAGCACAGATCGTGCCACGACGCAAGAACGACGGCCATCGTCCGTCCTCGCGCCGCCACACGCCACTGTGCGCGTAGCCGCGGCCCGCCTCCGGCAGGGCAACCTTTCAATCATACGCCAAGCGGGCCGCCGCGATCGAGCACTTTCTCGGGCGGCCACGCTCCCGCCCCCGCCGCAGAGACCCGTCGGCGCCTCGCCAGCCGCCGCCTGCCCGGGGATCACGCCGGGCGGGTCGTGCGCCGCTGGCGCACCGCCTCGAACAGGACCACCCCCGTCGCCACCGAGACGTTCAGGCTCTCGACGTGGCCCCGCATCGGGATGGCCGCCAGAAGGTCGCACCGCTCACGCACGAGGCGGCGCAGGCCGGATCCTTCCGCACCGACCACGATGGCCGTCGGCAGCGACAGGTCGATTTCGTCATAGGGGCGCTCGGCGTCTCCAGCCAGGCCCACCGTCCACACGTCGAGCGCCCTCAGTTCTTCGAGCGCGCGGGCGATGTTGACGACATCGGCGATCCGCACGTGCGCGATCGCCCCGGCCGACGCCCGGGCCGCCGCGCCCTCGAGCCGCGCGGCCCGTCGCGTCTGCCGGACGACGCCGTCGACGCCCGCCGCATCGCACGTGCGGAGAATCGCCCCGACGTTCTGCGGATCCTCGACACCGTCGAGCACCACCAGCAACGGCGCGGCCCTGGCCCCGGCCACGAGGTCGCTCACGCTGCACCGCGGGCGCTCGACTGCTAGCTCGGCCACCACGCCCTGGTGCGCGCCGCCCTTCGCCGCCCGATCGAGCGCCGCGGCCTCGACGCGCTCCACGAGCACGGCACGCGACAACGCCTCCTGGAGAATCTGCTGCAGGCGGGCGTCGGCCCGTCCCGCGACCCGGATGGCCGACACACGCCCGGCACGAAGGGCCTCGAGCACGGGGTTGACGCCGTAGATCAGCATTCGGACCACAACCAAGAACCAACGACCAGGAACCAACAACCAAGAACCAACAACCAACCACCCATCCTCACCCCTCCGCGAGCGCCGCGAGGAAGAGCGCCGCGCGCTCGCGGCTGCCGGTGACGCGCGCGACGCCCGAGGTCTCGGCCAGGCCCGCACCCCGGTCGATCGCCGGCACCGCCAGGTCGAGTTCGGGGCCACCGGCGGCGCCCGTCAGCGCAACCCTGATCGGGTGGAAGAGTTCCCGCCCCTTGCGGCCGGTGCGCTGGCGCACCTCGGAGGCCAGCGCTCGAAAGTCGTCGCGATCGCGCACGCGCTCCCGTGCGGCCAGCACGGCGGCCAGTGCGGCGACGACGTCTCGCGCGCCGGACTCGGCGAACTCCGCCCGCACCGCCGGGTCGGCCATCGTCCGCGCGGGGTCGAAATCGAAGAGGAAGCGCAGGCGGACTGGCGCCTGGTCGAGGTGATCGACGGCCGACGCGATCATCGGCGTCAACGACTCGACAAACGCGTGCCCGCTCGGGTCGGGCTCTCCGACGAATCCCGCCGCACGCAGGAACGGCAGCATCAGCGCGCCGACACGCGCCGGCGAGGCGACCTTCAGGTAGTGCCGGTTGATCCAGGCCAACTTGTCGGGATCGAAGATGCCCGGGCTGCGGCCGACGTGTTCGATGGCGAAGCGTCGCGCCAGCTCTTCGACGGGAAGGATCTCCTCATCGTCGCCGGGCGACCAGCCGAGCAGCGCGAGGTAGTTGACGAGCGCCTCCGGGAGGATGCCCCTGGCGCGGAACTCGCCCACCGACGTCGCGCCGTGCCGCTTCGAGAGCGGGGTGTGGTCGGGCCCCATCACGAGCGACAGATGGGCGAAGACGGGGGCCGCGTACCCCAGCGCCTCGTACAGCAGCAGCTGTCTGGGGGTGTTCGAGACGTGGTCCTCTCCCCGGATCACGTGCGAGATGCCCATCGTCGCGTCGTCGACGACGGCCGCGAAGTTGTAGGCGGGCCAGCCGTCCGACCGGACGATCACGGGGTCGCCGATGACGTCGGTGTGGAAGACGACGTGGCCTCGGACGAGGTCGTCGAACGCCACCGCCCGGTGCGCCGGCACCTTGAAGCGAAGCGCGGCGGTCTCGCCTCCGTCGATTCGCGCCCGGGCCTCCTCGATCGTGATGCCGCGGCAGCGGCCGCTGTACACCGCGGCACCGCCCTCGATCACCGCGCGCTGCCGGCCTTTCTCGAGCTGCTCGGGCGTGCAGAAGCAGTGGTACGCCCGACCGGCGGCGATCAACCGATCGGCGTGCTCGCGATAGCGCTCGAGCCGATCCGACTGGCGGTAGGGCGCGTACGGACCGCCGACGTCCGGCCCTTCGTCCCACTCGAGCCCCAGCCAGCGCAGGTCGTCGAAGATGCTCTGCTCGGAGGCGGCGGTCGAACGTCCGCTGTCGGTGTCTTCGATGCGCAGCACGAGGCAGCCGCCCCGTCCACGTGCGAGCAGCCAGTTGAACAGCGCCGTTCGCGCGTTGCCGACGTGCAGGTACCCGGTCGGACTCGGCGCGAACCGCACGCGGAGGCTCACGGCGCCGCTCCCGCACGGTCGACGAGCATCGCGACGGCGTGCACGGCGATGGCCTCACCGCGGCCGACGGCATCGACACCCTCGTTGGTCTTGCCCTTCAGGCTGACGGCCGCGATCGTCACGCCGAGCGCGTCGGCGAGGCGGGCGCGCATCGCCTCGGTGTAGGGCCCGACCTTCGGCCGCTCCGCGACGATGATCACGTCGACGTTGCCGACGGCGAACCCCGCGGCGTGCACGCGGTCCATCGCGTCGCGCAGCAGGCCGATGCTGTCGGCGTCGCGCCAGCGCGGGTCGGTGTCGGGGAAGAGGCGGCCGATGTCGCCGAGCCCCGCGGCCCCGAGCACCGCGTCGGTCACCGCGTGGCACACGGCGTCGGCATCCGAGTGGCCGGCGAGGCCGCGCTCGAATGGCACGAGGACGCCGCCGAGCACGAGCGGCCGGCCCTCGACGAGCCGGTGGTTGTCGTATCCGATTCCTATGCGCATCGATCCGATCCCGGCGACCGGCTCTCCACCGGCCGCCTCGAGGTGCCGGGCGAGCGCCGTCGCCTTGACGAGGTCCTCTGGCGTGGTCACCTTCATGAGCCGGACGTCGCCCTCGACAATCGCGACGGGGTGTCCGGCGCGCTCGGCGAGGGCCGCCTCGTCGGTCGCCTCGATGCCCGCGCGGCCGAGCGCGACCGCCGCCTCGAGGACGGCGCGCCTGAACCCCTGCGGTGTCTGCGCGAGGTAGATCGACTCGCGGGGCAGCGTGGCCTCGACGCGAAGCCCCCCGGCCACACGGTGCACGCGCTTCACCGTGTCTCGCGCCGGCACGGCCGCGAGCGCGGCACCGACGTCGGCTGCCGCCTCGATCGTACGCGAGATGACATCGGCCGGCACCAGGGGACGCGCCGCATCGTGGACCAGCACGATGCCGACGTCGGCGCTCAGCGCCTCGACGCCGTTGGCCACCGAGTCCTGTCGGCGCGGGCCGCCACCCCGGACGACCACCCCGGCGTCCTCCGGCAGCCAGCGTGCGGCGTGGGGCACGAGGTCGTCGGGCAGCACCACGACGACCTCGACGACCCGAGGGTGCCGGACGAACGCATCGACGCTCAGCTCGAGCAGGCTGCGTCCGTCGATCTCGAGCAGCTGCTTGGGCACGGTCCCGCCGAAGCGCGCGCCGCGGCCGCCCGCCACGACGACCGCCCCCACCCTCGCGCCGGACGTCTCACGCATCGATCCGATCCAGCCGGGCCCGGAGGCGGGCCCCGGCGAAGTCGGCCAGTCGCGCCGCCGTCCGGTCGACGGCACGCTCGACGTGCGCCGGGTCGACGTCCACCGGGGCGAAGATGATGACGAGCACCCGCGTCGTCGACGTGTCCACGGCCGTCCTCGCGGAATCCGACGTCGGGTTGCCAAAGGCGCCGCGGGCATCGGCCACGACGAGCCGTCCCGCCACGTGCACCTCGTCTTTTCGGATCCCCTCGTAGCGCTCGTCGGGGTGCCCGAGACGCAGCTCGACGTCGCGGTCGACGCGATCGGCGTCGTACAGCCCGTACGGCAGCTGGAACTCGAAAGCGCACCAGTTGCCCACGTCGACCACGTTGTTGATGCGCGGCAGCGACTGGCCCCGGCGGAGGCGACGCAGCAGGGCTTCGGACGACGGCCGGACCTTCGTCGGGTCGAGACCGACGCGCCGGTACATTGCCCGCACTGCGGCGATGACGCCGTCGGGGGCCGCCGTCGTCTCCGTGACCTGACGCAAGGACGCGTCGAGTCGGGCGTGCGCCCCCACCACGCGCACCTCGTCGAACAGCAGCACCGCCGGCCGTGCGATGCCAGCCAGGGTCCCGGCGACGGTCAGCCGCGGCGGCGTCGTGGTCATGGTGAAGGACGCGCCTCCTCGGGGGCGGGCCCTGGCAGAGCATCCTCATCGCCGGCGACCGCCGCCACGATGACGCGCTGCACGTCGTCGGCCAGTCGCTTGGCGTCGTCGCTCGAGAGGCCCATCGTCTCGATCGGCGGGAAGACCTCGAGCGAGACGTGACCGGGACACGTCATGAGGCGTCCCTTCTTCATGACGTGGCGGGTCCCGCGCACGGCGAGCGGCACGATGGGCAGGCCCGACTCGATCGCCAGCCGGAAGATGCCCGCCCGGAACCGTCCGACGCGGCCGTCAGCGCTGCGCGTGCCCTCGGGGAAGACGAGGAGCGAGTTGCCCAGGCGCATGAGCTCGGCGACCTGGCGAAACACGACGGCCCCCGGGTTCTCCCGGTTCACGAGCACGTGCCCCGTCCGGCTGAGGTGCCATCCGAGGAAGGGGAAGGCGCCGAGCGAAGCCTTCGCGATGATGCGCAGCTCGAAGGGCAGCGACCAGAAGGTGACCGGGATGTCGTAGATGCTCTGGTGGTTGCAGATGAACAGGTAGGGCCGGCCGCGAGGGAGGCGGTCGAGCCCGCGCAGCGTCACGTTCACGCCCGTCGTGGCGAGGATGGCCCACGACCAGAGCCGCGCGCAGGCGTGGGCGAAGCGACCCCGCCCGCCGACGAGCGATGATCCCACCGACAGGGAGCCGAGGACGATCGTGTACACACCAATGGCTGGAATGAGGAAGAAGACGGTCCGCCACCAGTGAAAGGGAGGGAACACCACGGTCTGCGAACGATCATCCCGCGTGGCGTCGCCGGCCGCGCTCAGGTCTGCGGGACGACGCGCGAGCGCCGCGGTGGGCCTTCGCCCTTGTCTGGGCCGGACTCGCCGCCGTTGGCCGCCTGCTGCGCGACTGCCGCCGACTCGATGTGCCGGCCGAAGATCATCTTGCCCGCGGTCGTCTGGAGCACGCTGGTCGTCACGACGTCGATCGTCTTGCCGATCAGCTTGCGTGCGTTGTCGACCACCACCATCGTCCCGTCGTCGAGGTAGGCGACCCCCTGGTTGTACTCCTTGCCTTCCTTCAGGATGAAGACCTTCATGAACTCGCCCGGCAGCACGACCGGCTTGAGCGCGTTGGCCAGCTCGTTGATGTTGAGGACCTGCACGCCGCGCAGCTGCGCGACCTTGTTCAGGTTGAAGTCGTTGGTGACGATCTTGCCCGGCAACGTGCGCGCAAGCTCGATCAGCTTCAGGTCGACCTCGCGCACGTCCGGGAAGTCGACGTCGGAGACGATCACCTCGACGCCCGCCATCTTCTGGATCTTCTGCAGGATGTCGAGGCCGCGACGGCCGCGGTTGCGCTTCATCGAGTCGGAGGAATCGGCCACCATCTGGAGTTCCTTGAGCACGAACTGCGGCACGACCAGCGTGCCGTCGAGGAAGCCCGTCTCGCACACGTCGGCGATCCGGCCGTCGATGATGACGCTCGTGTCGAGGATGCGATAGCGCTTCTGCGGGCCGGTCGAGCGGAAGAGACCGACCAGCTTCGCCGGCTCGAGCCACTCGCCCTTGCGTGCGCCGATCACGACGCCGAGGTAGGTGAGTACGAGCAGGACGGTGCTGTCGAGGAACGCGACGCGGTTGTCGCCGTGGTTGGCCCAGAACAGCGCGGCGCCGATGGCCTGCGCGATCGTCAGGCCGATGGCACCGCCGATGAGCGCGCCGAGCAGCGACGAGACCGACGTCTCGCGCAGGCGCATCTCCACGGCGATGACCGCGCCGGCGAAGACCGCCCCGAACAGGACGTTGACGAGCCGCTCTTCATGCACGGGTTGGAGCAGGGCGGCCGACCAGACGACCGCGACCGCGAACAACACCCGCGCCATGACGAACCAAGTCATGAAGCAGAACTCCAGGATGAGGACCGCCCGCCGGGCACCCCGGGAGGCCCGACAATCATACTTCACCACGGGATCGGTGGTTCCGGCGGGCTGGTGGCGGCGGGCCACGGGCCGGACGCGCATCGTGGCGGCCGGTCCGAGTGAATGGATCGGGTCAGCCGATCAGCGCGTCGAGGGCGTCGGTGACGTGACGGACCGCAACGAGGTCGATCCCGGGCGGGGCGTCGGCGGGCGCGAAGTTGCCGGCGGGCAGCACGCACCGCTCGAAGCCCATCTGCGCCGCCTCCCGCACCCGCAGCGATCCCTGCGAGATGCTGCGCACCTCGCCGGCGAGGCCCACCTCGCCGAACACGGCCGTCCTCGGCCGCACCGGCCGGTTCCGAACGCTCGACGCGATCGCCGCCAGCACGGCAAGGTCGGCGGCCGGCTCATCGACCGTCAGGCCCCCCGCGACGTTGACGAAGACGTCCTCGGCGATGAGGTTCAGCCCGACCCGTTTCTCGAGGACGGCGAGCAGCAACGACAGCCGCGCCTGGTCGAGGCCGCTCGCCATGCGGCGCGCGTTGCCATAGGTGCTGGTGCTGACGAGGGCCTGCACCTCGACGAGCAGCGGTCTCGACCCCTCCACACAGCACAGCACGACGGAGCCGGGCGAGGAGGCCGGACGCTCCGACAGGAAGAGCTCCGACGGGTTCGCGACGGGACGCAAGCCGCGCTCGGTCATCTCGAAGACCCCGAGCTCGCTCACCGCGCCGAAGCGATTCTTGACGGCCCGGACGATCCGGTGGGCGTGGTGCGACTCGCCCTCGAAGTAGAGCACCGTGTCGACGATGTGCTCGAGCGACTTGGGCCCGGCGAGGCTCCCTTCTTTGGTCACGTGGCCGACGAGGAAGGTCGGCAGGTTCTGCCCCTTCGACACGAAGAGCAGTTCGGTCGCCGCCTCCCGCACCTGCCCGATGCTGCCCGGCGCCGATTGCAGCTTGAGCGAGAAGACGGTCTGGATCGAGTCGACGACGAGCAGGCCCGGCCTGAGCCGCGCCACCTCGTCGAGGATGCGCTCGAGGCAGGTCTCGGCGAGCAGGTACAGCGGCGCGCCGGCGACGCCGAGCCGTTGGCCGCGCGACTTCACCTGGTGTTCCGACTCCTCGCCCGACGCGTAGAGCACCGGCCCGACGTGGGCGGCGAAGTGGGCGGCGGCCTGCAGCAGCAGCGTCGACTTGCCGATGCCCGGCTCGCCGCCGAGCAGGACGAGCGACCCCGGCACGACGCCACCGCCGAGCGCCCGGTCGAATTCGCCGATGCCGGTCGACAGCCGCTCGGCCATTTCGGTGTCGACCTCGTCGAAGAGCCGGGCCGTGCCGGTCGAGAGGGCCGCGGAACGCCGGGCCCCGCCGGCCGCCGGCTCGGGCGCCGGCCGTTCCTCGACGAGCGAGTTCCAGGCGCCGCAGTCGACGCAGCGCCCCAGCCACTTGGGCGCCTGCGCACCGCACGCCTGGCACACGAAGACGGGCCTCGGGGTCTTCATCGGCGGCCTACCTTCCTCCCTCGTACACCCGTTCGATGCGGCTCCCCACGCGACAGAGCAGCTCGTAGGGAATCGTGCCGATGGCGGCAGCGACCTCCCGCACGTCGAGGCGCTCGTCGCCCTGCCGGCCGAGGATGACCACCTCGTCGCCCGGCTGCACGTCGAGGCCGGTGACGTCGGCCATGAGCATGTCCATGCACACCGACCCGACGACGGGCACCCGGCGTCCGCGCACGAGCACGACGCCGCGGTTGGCGAGCCGCACGTCGATGCCGTCGGCGTAGCCCGCCGGAACGATGGCGAGGCGGCGCGGCCCCTCGGCGGTGAAGCGCGCCCCGTATCCCACCGATTCGCCCTGTCGCACCCCCTTCACGGCGGTCACCCGGCTCTCGAGCGACATCACCGGCACGAGCGGCAGCGTCGTGGCGAGCGGCGGCGGGACGAGGCCGTAGACGAGCAGGCCCGGTCGCACGTCGTCGTACCACACCCGCTCGTCGCGCAGCAGGGCGGCGCTGTTGGCGGCGTGCCGGCGCGGCGCGGCGATGCCGAGGTCGCGCAGCGTGGCGCAGGCCGTGTCGAAGCGCTCGCGCTGCTCACCGAAGAGCGGACACTCGACGTCGTCGGCCGTCCCGAAGTGCGTGTAGACGGCCACCACCTCGAGGTGCGGGCTCGCGACGAGCCCGGGGAGGGTGCGCCGGAGGTTGTCGTGCCGGAAGCCGAGCCGGTGCATGCCGGTATCGATCTTCAGGTGGCAGGCGAGGCGCACGCCGCGGCGGGCGGCCGCGGCCTCGAGCGCGGCCGCGGCCGCCGGGCTCGAGATCGACGGCGTGAGGCCGTAGTCGAACACGCCGTCGAGATCGCTCAGACTGAGGGCCCCGAACACGAGAATCGGCCGCGTGACGCCCCCCGTGCGCAGGGTCACGCCCTCCTCGATGTCGGCGCAGGCGAGCATGGGTGCCCCGGCGGCCTCGAGCGCGCGGCCGACCCGCACCGCCCCGTGGCCGTAGCCGTTCGCCTTGACGACCGCGATGAGGCCGGGCGGACGCCGGCCCGAGCGGGCGGCGTCGCGCGCGACGAACGAGGCGAGCGCCGCGTAGTTGGCCCCGAGCGCGTCGAGGTCGATCCGGGCGACGGTCTGACGGAGGGCTATGGGGCGTGCCTCTCGAGGTTCTCGAACCGCGTGAACTCGCGGATGAAGGCGAGCCGCGTCGATCCGATGGGGCCGTTGCGCTGCTTGCCGACGATGATCTCGGCCGTGCCGTCCGACTCCTCGCCGGCGTCGCGGTAGTGATCCTCGCGGTAGATGAAGAGCACGACGTCCGCATCCTGCTCGAGGGCGCCCGACTCGCGGAGGTCGGAGAGGAGGGGCCGGTGATCGGACCGCGTCTCGGGGGCGCGCGAGAGCTGCGACAACGCGATGATCGGCACGTGCAGCTCCTTCGCGAGCCCCTTGAGCGATCGCGAGATGGACGCCAGCTCCTGCTGGCGGTTGTCGAACCGCCCCCGCCCCTGCA of Acidobacteriota bacterium contains these proteins:
- a CDS encoding PIN domain nuclease: MTWFVMARVLFAVAVVWSAALLQPVHEERLVNVLFGAVFAGAVIAVEMRLRETSVSSLLGALIGGAIGLTIAQAIGAALFWANHGDNRVAFLDSTVLLVLTYLGVVIGARKGEWLEPAKLVGLFRSTGPQKRYRILDTSVIIDGRIADVCETGFLDGTLVVPQFVLKELQMVADSSDSMKRNRGRRGLDILQKIQKMAGVEVIVSDVDFPDVREVDLKLIELARTLPGKIVTNDFNLNKVAQLRGVQVLNINELANALKPVVLPGEFMKVFILKEGKEYNQGVAYLDDGTMVVVDNARKLIGKTIDVVTTSVLQTTAGKMIFGRHIESAAVAQQAANGGESGPDKGEGPPRRSRVVPQT
- the tuf gene encoding elongation factor Tu, whose translation is MAKEKFDRSKPHVNVGTIGHIDHGKTTLTAALTKVAAEKGWAKFVSYDEVAKASESQGRRDATKILTIATSHVEYSTASRHYAHVDCPGHADYIKNMITGAAQMDGGILVVSAVDGPMPQTREHVLLARQVNVPYLVVALNKVDAVDDPELLDLVELEVRELLSSYGFPGDDTPVVRVSALGALQGEPEGIESVIKLMEALDSYIPMPEREVDKPFLMPIEDVFSISGRGTVVTGRVERGKVKVGEEVEIVGFAPTVKKVVTGVEMFRKLLDAGEAGDNIGVLLRGVEKNDVERGQVLAKPGSITPHTKFKGEVYILSKDEGGRHTPFFNGYRPQFYIRTTDVTGSLHLPEGVEMVMPGDNTSISAELITPVALEKGARFAIREGGRTVGAGTITEIIE
- the radA gene encoding DNA repair protein RadA is translated as MKTPRPVFVCQACGAQAPKWLGRCVDCGAWNSLVEERPAPEPAAGGARRSAALSTGTARLFDEVDTEMAERLSTGIGEFDRALGGGVVPGSLVLLGGEPGIGKSTLLLQAAAHFAAHVGPVLYASGEESEHQVKSRGQRLGVAGAPLYLLAETCLERILDEVARLRPGLLVVDSIQTVFSLKLQSAPGSIGQVREAATELLFVSKGQNLPTFLVGHVTKEGSLAGPKSLEHIVDTVLYFEGESHHAHRIVRAVKNRFGAVSELGVFEMTERGLRPVANPSELFLSERPASSPGSVVLCCVEGSRPLLVEVQALVSTSTYGNARRMASGLDQARLSLLLAVLEKRVGLNLIAEDVFVNVAGGLTVDEPAADLAVLAAIASSVRNRPVRPRTAVFGEVGLAGEVRSISQGSLRVREAAQMGFERCVLPAGNFAPADAPPGIDLVAVRHVTDALDALIG
- the secE gene encoding preprotein translocase subunit SecE translates to MLDNVKDAPLKARENVGGWWNNGKEFLAEVRNEMKRVTWPTRKEVYATTIVVILTSIFFGLYLWGIDLVLAAVVHWIFRAMGVA
- the ispD gene encoding 2-C-methyl-D-erythritol 4-phosphate cytidylyltransferase: MRETSGARVGAVVVAGGRGARFGGTVPKQLLEIDGRSLLELSVDAFVRHPRVVEVVVVLPDDLVPHAARWLPEDAGVVVRGGGPRRQDSVANGVEALSADVGIVLVHDAARPLVPADVISRTIEAAADVGAALAAVPARDTVKRVHRVAGGLRVEATLPRESIYLAQTPQGFRRAVLEAAVALGRAGIEATDEAALAERAGHPVAIVEGDVRLMKVTTPEDLVKATALARHLEAAGGEPVAGIGSMRIGIGYDNHRLVEGRPLVLGGVLVPFERGLAGHSDADAVCHAVTDAVLGAAGLGDIGRLFPDTDPRWRDADSIGLLRDAMDRVHAAGFAVGNVDVIIVAERPKVGPYTEAMRARLADALGVTIAAVSLKGKTNEGVDAVGRGEAIAVHAVAMLVDRAGAAP
- the alr gene encoding alanine racemase, producing the protein MDAARLHPRVHAVREPREARPIALRQTVARIDLDALGANYAALASFVARDAARSGRRPPGLIAVVKANGYGHGAVRVGRALEAAGAPMLACADIEEGVTLRTGGVTRPILVFGALSLSDLDGVFDYGLTPSISSPAAAAALEAAAARRGVRLACHLKIDTGMHRLGFRHDNLRRTLPGLVASPHLEVVAVYTHFGTADDVECPLFGEQRERFDTACATLRDLGIAAPRRHAANSAALLRDERVWYDDVRPGLLVYGLVPPPLATTLPLVPVMSLESRVTAVKGVRQGESVGYGARFTAEGPRRLAIVPAGYADGIDVRLANRGVVLVRGRRVPVVGSVCMDMLMADVTGLDVQPGDEVVILGRQGDERLDVREVAAAIGTIPYELLCRVGSRIERVYEGGR
- a CDS encoding glutamate--tRNA ligase; its protein translation is MRFAPSPTGYLHVGNARTALFNWLLARGRGGCLVLRIEDTDSGRSTAASEQSIFDDLRWLGLEWDEGPDVGGPYAPYRQSDRLERYREHADRLIAAGRAYHCFCTPEQLEKGRQRAVIEGGAAVYSGRCRGITIEEARARIDGGETAALRFKVPAHRAVAFDDLVRGHVVFHTDVIGDPVIVRSDGWPAYNFAAVVDDATMGISHVIRGEDHVSNTPRQLLLYEALGYAAPVFAHLSLVMGPDHTPLSKRHGATSVGEFRARGILPEALVNYLALLGWSPGDDEEILPVEELARRFAIEHVGRSPGIFDPDKLAWINRHYLKVASPARVGALMLPFLRAAGFVGEPDPSGHAFVESLTPMIASAVDHLDQAPVRLRFLFDFDPARTMADPAVRAEFAESGARDVVAALAAVLAARERVRDRDDFRALASEVRQRTGRKGRELFHPIRVALTGAAGGPELDLAVPAIDRGAGLAETSGVARVTGSRERAALFLAALAEG
- the rpmG gene encoding 50S ribosomal protein L33; translation: MRDNITLACQECKRRNYTSTKNKKKTTERLEFAKYCRFCRRHTAHRETK
- the rlmB gene encoding 23S rRNA (guanosine(2251)-2'-O)-methyltransferase RlmB, whose amino-acid sequence is MLIYGVNPVLEALRAGRVSAIRVAGRADARLQQILQEALSRAVLVERVEAAALDRAAKGGAHQGVVAELAVERPRCSVSDLVAGARAAPLLVVLDGVEDPQNVGAILRTCDAAGVDGVVRQTRRAARLEGAAARASAGAIAHVRIADVVNIARALEELRALDVWTVGLAGDAERPYDEIDLSLPTAIVVGAEGSGLRRLVRERCDLLAAIPMRGHVESLNVSVATGVVLFEAVRQRRTTRPA
- a CDS encoding 1-acyl-sn-glycerol-3-phosphate acyltransferase, with product MVFPPFHWWRTVFFLIPAIGVYTIVLGSLSVGSSLVGGRGRFAHACARLWSWAILATTGVNVTLRGLDRLPRGRPYLFICNHQSIYDIPVTFWSLPFELRIIAKASLGAFPFLGWHLSRTGHVLVNRENPGAVVFRQVAELMRLGNSLLVFPEGTRSADGRVGRFRAGIFRLAIESGLPIVPLAVRGTRHVMKKGRLMTCPGHVSLEVFPPIETMGLSSDDAKRLADDVQRVIVAAVAGDEDALPGPAPEEARPSP